The Neurospora crassa OR74A linkage group IV, whole genome shotgun sequence genome has a segment encoding these proteins:
- a CDS encoding folic acid synthesis protein, with protein sequence MKRFPTISSSTRPLTCRHRLLTKRLIFTGNTQLTTTSLPRTPQLSTTTPKPARTFHSASTHLSALSFKKYTLPPKAKMTDAIDLPASSKPAAPTVRTAYIALGSNLGDRIGWIEKACKEMDARGIKVKRTSCLWETEPMYVLDQDRFVNGACEVETTLEPLELLDALQDIENSLGRKKIIDKGPRNIDLDILLYENLKVDHERLKIPHIGIPEREFVLRPLAELIPDKPLDHTRPWTLTRDLLDALPPSSTPITTMTPLSSHGHPPIQALNPSRKTHVMAILNMTPDSFSDGGQHASAGLESTIQSFLDAGATMIDVGGQSTAPRTPQVSAEEEIGRVVPAIKMIREKFSHRDVLISVDTYRASVAEAAVAAGADIVNDVSGGSMDPDMLPTVARLGSTICLMHMRGTPANMSSLNEYPEAEGGLIGGIAKELVGRVAAAEAAGIRRWRIVLDPGLGFAKVGPQNVDVLRHLEELRSWPGLQGLPWLVGSSRKSFIGQVTGVPTPKERIWGTAATVAAAVQGGADVVRVHDVKEMAQVVAMADAIWRY encoded by the exons ATGAAGCGATTCCCaaccatctcctcctcgaccaggCCATTGACCTGTCGGCATAGGCTTCTGACAAAACGATTGATTTTCACCGGCAACACACAACTAACCACAACATCATTACCACGCACACCACAACTCTCAACCACCACTCCGAAACCGGCACGCACTTTTCACTCGGCCTCCACTCACCTTTCAGCATTGTCGTTCAAAAAGTACACGCTGCCTCCCAAGGCCAAAATGACAGACGCAATTGACCTACCGGCTTCCTCCAAGCCCGCCGCCCCCACTGTGCGCACTGCTTATATCGCCCTGGGCAGCAACCTCGGCGACAGGATAGGATGGATCGAGAAGGCTTGCAAGGAGATGGATGCCCGCGGTATCAAGGTTAAGCGGACCAGTTGTCTGTGGGAGACGGAGCCCATGTACGTCTTAGACCAGGATAGATTTGTCAATGGAGCATGCGAG GTTGAAACTACTCTAGAGCCTCTTGAGCTTCTAGACGCACTTCAGGATATTGAAAACTCCCTAGGTCGCAAGAAGATTATCGACAAGGGACCCCGTAACATCGACCTCGACATTCTTCTCTACGAAAACCTCAAAGTCGACCATGAACGTCTCAAGATCCCTCATATCGGCATTCCTGAGCGCGAGTTCGTCCTCAGGCCCTTAGCAGA ACTCATTCCTGACAAACCCCTCGACCACACCCGCCCCTGGACCCTCACCCGCGACCTCCTCGACGCCCTgcccccctcctctacccccatcaccaccatgacccctctctcctcccaCGGCCACCCGCCCATCCAAGCCCTCAACCCCTCGCGCAAGACGCACGTCATGGCCATCCTCAACATGACGCCCGACTCCTTCTCCGACGGCGGCCAGCACGCCTCCGCCGGTCTCGAATCCACCATCCAATCCTTCCTCGACGCAGGCGCCACCATGATCGACGTCGGCGGGCAGTCCACGGCGCCTCGCACGCCGCAGGTTTCCGCCGAGGAAGAGATCGGCCGCGTGGTTCCCGCCATCAAAATGATCCGCGAAAAGTTTTCGCACCGCGACGTGCTCATCAGCGTCGACACGTACCGGGCGTCGGTAGCGGAGGCCGCGGTCGCCGCAGGTGCGGATATCGTGAACGATGTGTCCGGAGGTAGCATGGATCCGGACATGCTGCCGACTGTTGCGCGCCTGGGAAGCACCATTTGCTTGATGCACATGCGCGGAACGCCGGCCAACATGTCGAGCCTCAATGAGTACCCCGAAGCGGAGGGCGGGTTGATTGGGGGGATCGCCAAGGAGCTGGTGGGTAGGGTGGCGGCTGCCGAGGCGGCGGGCATCAGGCGCTGGAGGATCGTGCTGGATCCGGGGTTGGGGTTCGCAAAGGTGGGACCGCAGAATGTGGATGTGTTGAGGCACTTGGAGGAGTTGAGGAGCTGGCCTGGCTTGCAGGGGTTGCCGTGGCTGGTGGGCTCGAGTAGAAAGAGCTTCATTGGGCAGGTGACGGGAGTACCGACTCCCAAGGAGAGGATTTGGGGCACGGCGGCGACGGTCGCGGCTGCGGTGCAGGGTGGAGCGGACGTGGTGAGAGTGCATGATGTCAAGGAGATGGCGCAGGTGGTTGCTATGGCTGATGCTATTTGGAGGTATTAA
- the gh3-7 gene encoding beta-xylosidase, which translates to MKSSWASYCLLSCTSALVSAIDLPFQTYPDCVNGPLASLKVCDATLSPPQRAAALVAAMTTEEKLQNLVSKSKGAPRIGLPAYNWWSEALHGVAYAPGTQFRSGDGPFNSSTSFPMPLLMAATFDDELIEKVGEVIGTEGRAFGNAGFSGFDYWTPNVNPFKDPRWGRGSETPGEDILRIKRYAASMIRGLQGPLPERRVVATCKHYAANDFEDWNGSTRHDFDAKVTLQDLAEYYLSPFQQCARDSKVGSIMCSYNAVNGVPACANTYLMQTILREHWNWTAPGNYITSDCEAVLDIFANHHYAKTNAEGTALAFEAGTDSSCEYESSSDIPGAWTQGLLEQSTVDRALTRLYEGLVRVGYFDGNHSEYASLGWKDVNSPKSQEVALQTAVEGIVLLKNDQTLPLGLKTDPKSKLAMIGFWANDPKTLSGGYSGKPAFEHSPVYAAEAMGFNVTTAGGPVLQNSTSNDTWTQAALEAAQDANYILYFGGLDTSAAGETKDRTTINWPEAQLQLIKTLTKLGKPLVVVQMGDQLDNTPLLATKTVNSILWANWPGQDGGTAVMQILTGLKSPAGRLPVTQYPANYTAAVPMTDMNLRPSDRLPGRTYRWYPTAVQPFGFGLHYTTFQAKIAAPLPRLAIQDLLSRCGGDNANAYPDTCALPPLKVEVTNSGNRSSDYVVLAFLAGDAGPRPYPIKTLVSYTRLRDVSPGHKTTAHLEWTLGDIARYDEQGNTVLYPGTYTVTVDEPAQASASFVVEGEAVVLDRWPAPSGQVVV; encoded by the coding sequence ATGAAGTCGTCTTGGGCTTCATACTGCCTGCTCAGCTGCACTTCTGCACTGGTCTCTGCCATTGACCTGCCATTCCAAACATACCCCGACTGTGTCAACGGCCCTCTAGCCAGTCTCAAAGTCTGCGATGCCACCCTATCACCGCCACAacgcgccgccgccctcgtGGCTGCCATGACGACCGAGGAAAAACTTCAGAATCTCGTCAGCAAGTCCAAAGGTGCACCCCGTATCGGCCTCCCAGCCTACAACTGGTGGAGCGAGGCTCTCCATGGGGTGGCATATGCACCCGGAACACAATTCCGGAGTGGCGATGGCCCCTTCAACTCGTCCACCTCGTTTCCCATGCCCCTACTAATGGCAGCGACATTCGACGACGAACTCATAGAAAAAGTGGGCGAGGTCATCGGCACCGAGGGTCGGGCCTTTGGAAACGCAGGGTTTTCCGGCTTCGACTACTGGACCCCCAATGTCAACCCCTTCAAAGACCCACGTTGGGGTCGTGGCTCAGAGACGCCCGGCGAGGACATTCTACGCATCAAACGCTATGCTGCATCCATGATCCGGGGACTCCAGGGCCCTTTGCCAGAACGCAGGGTCGTGGCTACCTGCAAGCACTACGCCGCCAACGACTTTGAGGACTGGAACGGCTCGACTCGGCATGACTTCGATGCCAAGGTCACGCTGCAGGATCTGGCAGAGTACTACTTGTCGCCCTTCCAACAATGTGCACGGGACTCCAAGGTTGGATCCATCATGTGTTCTTACAATGCTGTCAATGGAGTGCCAGCCTGCGCAAACACGTACCTGATGCAAACGATTCTCCGGGAGCACTGGAACTGGACTGCGCCCGGTAACTACATTACCAGTGATTGTGAGGCTGTCTTGGATATTTTCGCGAACCATCACTACGCCAAAACAAACGCAGAGGGTACAGCTTTAGCCTTTGAGGCTGGCACAGACAGCAGCTGCGAGTACGAGTCCTCCTCAGACATTCCCGGCGCCTGGACTCAAGGTCTGTTGGAGCAGTCGACGGTTGACAGAGCTCTGACGCGGCTCTATGAGGGTCTCGTGCGAGTAGGCTACTTTGACGGCAACCATTCAGAATATGCATCACTCGGCTGGAAGGATGTCAACAGTCCAAAGTCACAGGAGGTGGCGCTTCAGACTGCTGTAGAGGGCATTGTCCTGTTGAAGAACGATCAGACTCTCCCTCTGGGTCTCAAGACCGACCCCAAGTCGAAATTGGCCATGATTGGGTTCTGGGCCAATGACCCAAAGACTTTGTCAGGCGGATATTCCGGAAAACCGGCATTTGAGCACTCACCAGTCTACGCAGCTGAAGCGATGGGCTTCAATGTCACTACAGCGGGCGGGCCAGTTCTTCAAAACAGCACAAGCAACGACACATGGACACAGGCCGCTCTAGAAGCAGCGCAAGACGCCAACTACATTCTGTATTTCGGCGGCCTGGACACCTCAGCAGCTGGCGAGACAAAGGATAGGACGACCATCAACTGGCCCGAAGCCCAACTCCAGCTCATCAAGACCCTGACCAAACTGGGCAAACCACTAGTCGTGGTGCAAATGGGCGACCAGCTAGACAACACCCCACTCCTAGCTACGAAAACAGTCAACTCTATTCTCTGGGCCAACTGGCCAGGTCAAGACGGCGGAACAGCGGTCATGCAAATTCTCACGGGCCTCAAGAGTCCCGCTGGACGTTTGCCCGTGACGCAGTACCCTGCCAACTACACGGCCGCGGTCCCCATGACAGATATGAACCTCCGGCCTTCCGACAGGCTGCCAGGGCGGACTTACAGGTGGTATCCCACGGCGGTCCAGCCGTTTGGTTTTGGGCTGCACTACACCACATTCCAAGCCAAGATTGCCGCCCCCTTGCCGCGTTTGGCCATCCAGGACCTTCTTTCAcgctgtggtggtgataatgCCAATGCCTATCCTGACACCTGTGCCCTTCCACCGTTGAAAGTAGAAGTCACCAACTCCGGGAACCGGTCGTCGGACTACGTGGTACTGGCCTTTTTGGCAGGAGACGCGGGCCCTAGGCCCTACCCTATCAAGACGCTTGTGTCGTACACGCGGCTGCGTGATGTCTCTCCCGGGCACAAGACAACGGCACATCTGGAATGGACACTGGGAGATATTGCCCGCTATGACGAACAAGGAAATACCGTCTTGTATCCGGGAACATATACGGTTACTGTGGATGAGCCGGCGCAAGCGAGTGCGAGCTTTGTGGTTGAGGGCGAAGCGGTTGTTTTGGATCGGTGGCCTGCTCCTAGTGGTCAAGTGGTGGTGTAA
- a CDS encoding BNR/Asp-box repeat protein, with protein MLTNLKLTTLFLSFHFAVAALAGRCKPDPPPFSTFPRRIIYDPPAGKRASYPRHVELKDGTLLVTSSIIGGDFFAGSNSSFPVFESKDGGVHWKWISNITDQVNGWGMSAQPALLELQKPLGGFRAGTILFSGNSWSENGTRIDLYASTDKARTWNFVSHVAEGGRPNTTNGATPVWEPFLLEYKDELIVYYSDQRDPKHGQKLAHQRSKDLRTWGPVVNDVRYDEYLARPGMTVVAKIETINKWILVHELPVGNSSSYGVNYPVYYHIADEPTKFDSAPGIPIVIDGKLAPNASPYVVWSSAGGPNGTIVVSDADRSEVYTNRFGGDPDKWEMHAIEQPAAYSRALHIFRRDPRKLMVLGGATFDEGGPDELSLSVLNLIEVLKTTIHPA; from the coding sequence ATGCTTACAAACTTGAAACTTACAACCCTTTTCCTGTCATTTCACTTCGCCGTGGCCGCTCTGGCAGGGAGGTGCAAACCAGACCCGCCGCCCTTCAGCACCTTCCCCCGACGCATCATCTACGACCCACCCGCCGGCAAGCGCGCCTCGTACCCCCGACACGTCGAGCTCAAGGACGGCACTCTCCTCGTCACCTCCAGCATCATCGGCGGCGACTTCTTTGCCGGCAGCAACTCATCCTTCCCTGTCTTCGAGAGCAAGGACGGCGGTGTTCACTGGAAATGGATCTCCAACATCACCGACCAAGTCAACGGCTGGGGCATGAGCGCACAGCCGGCCCTGCTTGAACTGCAGAAGCCGCTCGGCGGGTTCAGGGCCGGCACCATTCTCTTCTCGGGAAACAGCTGGAGCGAGAACGGCACCCGCATCGACCTGTACGCCAGCACCGACAAGGCGCGCACCTGGAACTTCGTCAGCCACGTAGCCGAGGGCGGCCGTCCCAACACGACCAACGGCGCCACGCCTGTCTGGGAACCCTTCCTCCTCGAATACAAGGACGAGCTGATAGTCTACTACTCGGACCAGCGGGACCCCAAGCATGGACAGAAACTCGCCCATCAACGGTCCAAGGACCTCCGCACCTGGGGTCCCGTCGTCAATGATGTCCGGTACGATGAATACCTCGCTCGCCCGGGAATGACCGTCGTAGCCAAGATCGAAACCATCAACAAGTGGATCCTGGTGCACGAGTTGCCTGTCGGGAACTCGAGCTCCTACGGCGTCAACTACCCGGTCTACTACCACATCGCCGACGAGCCGACAAAGTTTGACTCGGCTCCTGGGATCCCCATAGTCATTGACGGGAAGCTCGCGCCGAATGCCTCGCCGTATGTGGTCTGGTCTTCTGCTGGCGGGCCGAACGGCACCATCGTGGTCTCGGACGCTGATCGGAGCGAGGTCTATACCAACCGTTTTGGTGGGGACCCGGACAAGTGGGAGATGCATGCTATTGAGCAGCCTGCTGCTTACAGCCGGGCTTTGCATATATTCAGGAGGGATCCGAGGAAACTGATGGTGCTGGGTGGCGCGACCTTCGATGAAGGCGGTCCGGATGAACTGAGCCTGAGTGTCCTCAACTTGATTGAGGTGTTGAAAACGACGATACATCCCGCCTAG